In Streptomyces sp. NBC_01426, one genomic interval encodes:
- a CDS encoding S8 family serine peptidase, translating into MAQRDRRRSLRAALAALASILLLPVGAGVAAAAPEPGPTPGAAERKIEPKLRTQLDGSAKAVFWVYLDSAADLTAAGKQKTRAAKAETVLRVKKDHAARSQAAVIKALDGAKAEYTSFWIVNAVRVVGSEKLAGTLAQRPEVARIDADDKVSLPKPAEGSREKTAADAVEWNIDRIKAPQVWDQLGVRGEGIVVANIDSGVDYTHPAVNNQYRGKSADGSYDHNHNWFDPAGVCAGAAPCDNNDHGTHTMGTMVGDDGGANKIGVAPGAKWIAAKGCESNSCSEASLLASGQWIVAPTDLNGQNPRPDLAPHVVNNSWGSAAHDDWYQQIVDTWRAAGIFPAFSNGNAGPSCATSGSPGDYASSYSSGAFDINGAIASFSSRGAGPGGIIKPNIAAPGVNVRSSVPGGGYEAFSGTSMASPHTAATVALLWSAAPALEGDIAQTEALLDGTAADTDSSQCGGTAADNNVFGEGKLDALAAVNGAPRGAIGALGGTVRSGDAPVAGVKITADGPIDRTTTTAADGTYSFGSLSVGAYTLTASKFGYGQQTATATVTENATATGDFTLTQAASAKLAGTVSAAGGPVAGAVVTVAETPVTATTDAQGRFEVTLPHGTYDVNATHASRCVTGGSAHVTLAGDTTVAVELPERTDAYGYACATTSGRPYAAGDRQLALTGDNTTERVDLPFPLPLYGKTYGQAWIGTNGTVSFGGNNTGDINGDLPSTATPNAALYPFWDDLVVGAAGSGSGVFTAVTGTAPHRTYVIEWRGVSHWSAQADTFSFSASIGEDGTVSYAYKGTGGTGIKGGSTATIGVENATGTDAFKYSFNTAALSDGLSIAFRTTKSGVVAGRVLDANDGNGVAGATVTVGTGDTAVSATTAADGGYVVQTPSGARTVALSAPSYESATATVDVKPADVTAVTQSLRTGKVTAAKAAVEVVLPANQKRTRTLDLTNPGLGTAFTVTEDASWLTATPGSGTLPTGGKAPLTLTVDTAGLTAGTVLTADLKITSASGRAPVLTVPVKVVVPRYQVALDAGSDYAGTDAVGDSWSPDRKYTPGSYGYQGNATVQSTGRTIAGTDDQRLYRNAREGMYEYRFDNVPNGTYTVELGFAELSNTKPNKRVFDVIAEGTQVLPSLDVSLEAGTYTALTRSYTVTVTDGVLNVRFITHSGYGKPLLNTLRVTDRPDRT; encoded by the coding sequence GTGGCACAACGCGACAGACGACGATCCTTACGCGCGGCGCTCGCCGCTCTCGCCTCGATCCTGCTGCTACCCGTCGGCGCAGGGGTCGCCGCCGCGGCGCCGGAACCCGGCCCCACCCCCGGGGCGGCCGAGCGCAAGATCGAACCGAAGCTCCGCACCCAGCTCGACGGCTCCGCGAAGGCCGTCTTCTGGGTGTATCTCGACAGCGCCGCCGACCTCACCGCCGCGGGGAAGCAGAAGACCCGCGCCGCCAAGGCGGAAACGGTTCTGCGGGTCAAGAAGGACCATGCCGCGCGCAGCCAGGCCGCCGTCATCAAGGCCTTGGACGGCGCGAAGGCGGAGTACACCTCGTTCTGGATCGTCAACGCCGTCCGGGTCGTCGGCAGCGAGAAGCTCGCCGGAACCCTGGCGCAGCGCCCCGAGGTCGCCCGGATCGACGCCGACGACAAGGTCTCCCTCCCCAAGCCCGCCGAGGGCAGCCGGGAGAAGACCGCCGCCGACGCCGTCGAATGGAACATCGACCGGATCAAGGCCCCCCAGGTCTGGGACCAGCTCGGCGTGCGCGGCGAAGGCATCGTCGTCGCCAACATCGACAGCGGCGTGGACTACACCCACCCGGCCGTCAACAACCAGTACCGCGGCAAGAGCGCCGACGGGTCGTACGACCACAACCACAACTGGTTCGACCCGGCCGGCGTCTGCGCCGGCGCCGCGCCCTGCGACAACAACGACCACGGCACCCACACCATGGGCACCATGGTCGGCGACGACGGCGGCGCCAACAAGATCGGCGTCGCCCCCGGCGCCAAGTGGATCGCCGCCAAGGGCTGCGAGAGCAACTCCTGCTCCGAGGCCTCGCTGCTCGCCTCCGGCCAGTGGATCGTCGCGCCGACCGACCTGAACGGTCAGAACCCGCGGCCCGACCTGGCCCCGCACGTCGTCAACAACTCCTGGGGCAGCGCCGCCCACGACGACTGGTACCAGCAGATCGTCGACACCTGGCGGGCCGCCGGCATCTTCCCGGCCTTCTCCAACGGGAACGCCGGCCCGAGCTGCGCCACCAGCGGATCTCCCGGCGACTACGCGAGCTCCTACAGCTCCGGCGCCTTCGACATCAACGGCGCCATCGCCTCCTTCTCCTCGCGCGGCGCGGGCCCCGGCGGCATCATCAAGCCCAACATCGCGGCCCCCGGCGTGAACGTGCGCTCCTCCGTGCCCGGCGGCGGGTACGAGGCCTTCTCCGGCACCTCGATGGCCTCCCCGCACACCGCGGCCACCGTGGCCCTCCTCTGGTCCGCCGCGCCCGCCCTCGAAGGGGACATCGCGCAGACCGAGGCCCTGCTGGACGGCACCGCCGCGGACACCGACAGCAGCCAGTGCGGTGGCACCGCCGCCGACAACAACGTCTTCGGCGAAGGCAAGCTGGACGCCCTCGCCGCGGTCAACGGGGCCCCGCGCGGCGCGATCGGCGCCCTCGGCGGCACCGTCCGCTCCGGTGACGCGCCCGTCGCCGGCGTGAAGATCACCGCCGACGGCCCGATCGACCGTACGACGACCACCGCCGCCGACGGAACCTACAGCTTCGGCTCCCTCTCGGTGGGCGCGTACACCCTGACCGCGTCGAAGTTCGGCTACGGACAGCAGACCGCGACGGCCACCGTGACCGAGAACGCCACCGCCACCGGTGACTTCACCCTCACCCAGGCCGCCTCCGCCAAGCTCGCCGGCACGGTCTCCGCCGCCGGCGGTCCGGTCGCGGGCGCCGTCGTCACCGTCGCCGAGACCCCCGTCACCGCGACCACCGACGCGCAGGGCCGCTTCGAGGTCACGCTGCCGCATGGCACGTACGACGTGAACGCCACCCACGCCTCCCGCTGCGTCACCGGCGGCAGCGCGCACGTCACCCTCGCCGGGGACACCACCGTCGCGGTGGAGCTCCCCGAGCGGACCGACGCCTACGGCTACGCCTGCGCCACCACGAGCGGTCGCCCCTACGCGGCCGGCGACCGACAGCTCGCGCTGACCGGTGACAACACCACCGAGCGCGTCGACCTGCCGTTCCCGCTGCCGCTGTACGGCAAGACGTACGGCCAGGCGTGGATCGGCACCAACGGCACCGTCAGCTTCGGCGGCAACAACACCGGCGACATCAACGGCGACCTCCCGAGCACGGCCACCCCGAACGCAGCCCTCTACCCGTTCTGGGACGACCTGGTCGTCGGCGCCGCCGGCAGCGGATCCGGTGTCTTCACCGCCGTGACCGGCACGGCGCCGCACCGCACCTACGTCATCGAGTGGCGGGGCGTGTCGCACTGGTCGGCCCAGGCCGACACGTTCTCCTTCTCTGCCTCCATCGGCGAGGACGGCACCGTCTCCTACGCCTACAAGGGGACGGGCGGCACCGGCATCAAGGGCGGCTCCACCGCCACGATCGGCGTGGAGAACGCCACCGGCACCGACGCCTTCAAGTACTCGTTCAACACCGCGGCCCTCTCGGACGGCCTGTCCATCGCCTTCCGGACCACCAAGAGCGGAGTCGTCGCGGGTCGGGTGCTCGACGCCAACGACGGCAACGGCGTCGCGGGCGCCACCGTCACCGTCGGCACCGGCGACACGGCGGTCTCCGCCACCACGGCCGCGGACGGCGGCTACGTCGTCCAGACCCCCTCGGGCGCACGGACCGTCGCACTGTCGGCCCCGTCGTACGAGTCCGCCACCGCGACGGTCGACGTCAAGCCGGCCGACGTCACCGCCGTCACCCAGTCCCTGCGCACCGGCAAGGTCACCGCGGCCAAGGCGGCGGTGGAGGTCGTGCTCCCCGCGAACCAGAAGCGGACCCGCACCCTCGACCTGACCAACCCGGGCCTGGGCACCGCCTTCACGGTGACCGAGGACGCGTCCTGGCTGACCGCCACCCCCGGTTCGGGCACCCTCCCGACCGGCGGCAAGGCCCCGCTCACCCTCACCGTGGACACGGCCGGCCTGACCGCCGGGACGGTCCTCACCGCGGACCTCAAGATCACGTCGGCCAGCGGCCGGGCACCGGTCCTGACCGTCCCGGTCAAGGTCGTCGTCCCGCGCTATCAGGTCGCCCTGGACGCGGGATCCGACTACGCGGGCACGGACGCCGTCGGTGACAGCTGGTCGCCCGACCGCAAGTACACCCCCGGGTCGTACGGCTACCAGGGCAACGCCACCGTCCAGTCCACCGGCCGCACCATCGCCGGAACGGACGACCAGCGGCTGTACCGCAACGCCCGCGAGGGCATGTACGAGTACCGCTTCGACAACGTCCCGAACGGGACCTACACGGTGGAGCTGGGCTTCGCGGAACTCTCCAACACCAAGCCGAACAAGCGGGTCTTCGACGTCATCGCCGAGGGCACCCAGGTCCTGCCGTCCCTGGACGTCTCCCTGGAGGCGGGCACCTACACGGCCCTGACCCGTTCCTACACGGTGACGGTCACGGACGGCGTCCTCAACGTCCGCTTCATCACGCACAGCGGCTACGGCAAGCCCCTGCTGAACACCCTGCGCGTCACGGACCGGCCCGACCGGACCTGA